A segment of the Pseudoalteromonas piscicida genome:
AAGTAGCCTATCACAGTGTGAGGCACTGGGTACTTTTGCTGCTCATAGTAAATCAGTGTTTGCTCAGGCCGCTCTATAGACTGCTTTATTACCTCTGCGTAGTCAGGATATTTTACGGCCATTGCAGGGATCCCGGCATCGTGAAACAGTCCCAGCAGCTGCAAATTCTCCATCGGTAATGATGCCTTTAAATGATGTCCAACCACCATCGCTGCTTTTGAAATATCCGCAGCGTTATCCCAAAACTGCTGCAGTGAAATACAGCACTTTGACTGCTCAAACGCATTTTTAAGCAAATACCCTGTCACTAGCTGCGTAATACAGGTAACGCCCAAAAACATCACTGCTTGTTTTATATCTGTGATTGTACGGGCAAGACCATAAGCAGGTGAATTAATTACCTTTAACACCGCAGCTGACGCACCAACATCTGCCGCAATAATATCCGCCACGGTAAATAACTCAGGCTCAGGTTGTGATAATTCATTTTGTAAGGCTTGTAATATTTCAGGCTTAGCAGGTAAGTTAAATCCGCCGCGCAAATCATTCAGCACTTTATCGTCTATATCGATCATTGGGCTACCTCAGAATTGATACACCCAAGTTTAGTTCATCGCCTGATATTTGCAGTATTGATTGTTATGAAGTGGTACAAAAAAGCGGGATAAAACCCCGCTTAATTTGGTTAAAACCAATATGGCTCGCTATGCATGGAAGATTGTCGACTTTGCTCCATAGCACTTATCAAAAAGTCTGATTTTTGCTTGAGCCATGCCTGCACTTCTTGCAGTTCATCTGCGTTTTGGCTTTGGCAAAGCTGATATAGATACGCCAGTGTTTCTAGCTCATAAATACCATAAACGATATCAATCCAAGGCGTTCTAAACGCTTTGCGTGCTTCTTTATCGTAAAGCTTGCCCAGACAGTTACCGCTTAGTAGTGTGTTTTCTAGCTTTATTCTGACATGTAGATAATCTCTTTCAGAAAGCGATTTATCCTGTGGAAGCAAGTTTTTCAACTCTTGCCAGTCTTTATCAAATAATTGGCTTGCGATTTCTGTGACCGGTAGCTCTGCTGCACTCAACGCTTTTTGATCCCAGTTTTTACGCCACGCTCTATCAACAAGCCAACGAGTAAGTGAAAGGATCAAACGGTTATAACGAGTGCAATGAAATAAATCTTCAATGTCTGTCGGTGTCGGCTGAACATCTTGTAAATCGGTAATGACCTGCGCCAATTCAGGAAACTGATTAAGTTTCTTATAATAAGCATGACGCTTTGAGGTATAGGTTTTTAAATGAATTGCATTTTCGACCCAAGCAAGTTCTGACAACAACCATTTTAACTCATTGCGAATACTCTCAGTCGAGCTTTTATCAACGATGTCATCGAACAACCAAAATGCGTGGCGGATAAGCGAAACTCCATCAATAACTCGTTTTAATGTCTTGAGACTTGGTTTATTAAAATAGCACTGCTCATGTTTTTGGACGAACTGAATACCATAACTGACTGTCGCAATTAGCGCTTGTTCTTGCGTTACCTGAGACTTGAGCGGTACAAACCCTATAAACTTATTTGGTTTTAGAGGTTTATCATCGGCAATTCGATATCCTCTGGCGGCCTTTGAGTATAGTCCCAAGCGCATACCAGCTTGTTTAATTAGGTGATCGGCTAATAAGAAAAGATCTTCTTTGTTTCCCTCAATCAACTCTATTTCAAGCTCATTGATTGGCTCCATCTTCCCTTGTGCTGATATTTCCCCTTTATCCAACACGACTTCGATTTTGGTTCCTGAATCCGTTTCGATTAACCAAGTACGACGAATAAAATTCGTACTGAAGATCGGGAATATGTTTTCTGCAATAGACTCAAGTTGCATACCGTGAGGCCAAATATTCGCGTCAAACGCTAACAAGTCAGGACGTCCTGACTGAATAGGTAAATTGTACTCAGGTCGTTGATGTAACCCTCCTACAACTTCTCCCGCAAGCTTAATCGTTTGCTCGCATTCATCATTGCAACAACGCGTTCTTAGACCGATATCTAGCGCACGCAATTCACGATTTGGCGTGTCAAAGTAGGCGTTAGTTAAGTTTTTAGCAGGCTTGTTAGTGACCGTTTTTGCAAACTGTGTGATGAGTGCAGGGATCAGCGGAACTTCATTATCTGAAACCAAAAATTTCAGTTCTATTTCAGTGTCCATTAGGGCAGTGTTTTACCTATTTGTCTAAGGGAGGATCAAAATATACAAAGGAGGCTAAGTTTGCAATCTTTTTATCCGATGAGAAGTGCACCAAATATGCGCTAAATCAATAGATAGTCAGGCTAATTTCGCTGAACATCAACGGATCAATAACACTGAATCATTGCGTTAAATGCTGCAATTTTCATTATGTAATCAATTATTTCGCGCCATTCAAAATAAACAAAGCCTTGCTATTAGGCCGCGAAATCCCTACTATTTTGTAAACTTTACGACCCAAAGAATAAAAGGCCCACGCATGTTCAACTTTAAGCAATTTATCATTGCGAGCCTGCTCTTCACCAGCTTTGTAAGCTTTGCCGAAGAGCCAGACGAAAATAGCACAGTAAACGCCGCAACACCAAACGGCTATATTAGTGACAATCTTTTTATTTTCATGCACACAGGTCCAAGTAAAAATTATCGAATTTTAGGTTCTGTTGATGCTGGTACGCCAATCACTATTTTGAGTGGCGCTAATGACGAGTTTGTCCAAATTAAAGACGACAAAGCAAGAGAAGGTTGGGTAGAAAGTAAATTTGTCACCACGGAGCCAGGTTTAAAGCAACAATTAGAGGCGGTTAACCAAACTTTAGTGGAGACCCAAGAGGCGCTGAACGATGCCCAGCAACAGCTTCCAATGCTGCAGCAAAACAATACCAATTTACTAGCGGAGAATGCTTCACTTCAAGACACTATTTCAGGGCTTGAAAAGCAGCTACAAGATGAGCGTTTAGCACAGCAGCAAAAAGTCCAAAAAGAACAACACCAGTTGCTCACTTACGGTGGCATCATCGGGATCAGTGGCATTATTATCGGTGTGATCCTGACGCTATTTTTATCTCGTAGAAAGCGTTACGACGGCTGGTAACTAGTTATATACCTATTGAGGTTAGATAACTTCGTCACTGATGGGGCATCTAAACTTTCTTGTCAAAATTAATGGGGTGAATTTTTCAATTCGTCCCATTCTAAATGCAGTTCTGAAAATAACCTTTCTCAACTACGAATATCAGCGTATTAAAAAGCCCAACCAAGTAACATGGATATATCGTGCAAATTATGCTCATATTGAACTACGCCTGTGTAGTCATATTCTTTTGATTCTTTAATATTCACAAGAGAGTATTCCAAACCAACATAGAGATTATCTGTTAGTCGATACTCAACACCTATCGAGGTATAAGTATCATTACCGCTATCACCTGAACTAGTGCTGCCTGTAGGAACCAACTGTGCAGGGGTCACATCTTTGTATTGCCAATGTGCCATTCCAACTCTTATATTTGCATTAATATTGGTAGACAACTCAATCTCTCCTTTAATCCCCAATCTCAGAGATTCAGTATCAATAGGAAACCTGGCTTTATATGAGTAGTCATACGGGTTTTGATAGCTTTCTGGGAATGTATTAGAAACGTGAACGGAATATTCAGCTAGTGACTCTCCATGAAAATGCTGCGCGATTTCAAGTGCTAAATGATCTGTAAGCCCAACACCTAGCCTCAGCCCCCATGAATCTGAATTAGCGGATGACGCACGCTTATATCCTAAATCAGATTCTTGCTCGGCGTAAAATTCATTATTGGCTTTACCAAAAAGTACTTCTGAAAATATGGCAATATCAGCCTTCGCGTACATAGGCAACGATAGTACTGCCAGTCCAAATAATTGTTTTTTCATTATCACATCGGTGTTTAAAGATTAAAAAGGAAGCAATATTTAGCTTGAAATATTGAAGTAAAAAGCGGGCGGAAGTATACACTGAATATAAAAAATTTAAACAAGGTGTATGATTGAAAGCTTGGCGATACTTTTTAATTTAAAAAGTTAAAGAATAAATAAAGGCCGGAAAAATTCGGCCTTTATTTATTCCATCTAAAACGTATTAGGCTGAATTCTTCGCATTAATATTACCCCAAATGCCAGACTCAGTAACTCCTTGCACTTTGACCTTATCGACTTCGAATACAGGTTCTTTCCCTTTTGCTCTTTGCTGATGATAGTCGGCCGTAACCGCCAAGATAGTGGGTGTAAGACGCACTATGGCAATAACATTCACCACCGTCATTAAACCTAATGCTATGTCGGCAAGATCCCATACCTGTTTTAGCGTTGCCGAAGCGCCCCACAACATCATAGATAAGTAGCATGCGGTATAAATTGAACGGCCAACTTTATTATCCAGATGGAATAAGTGTAAGTTACTTTCAGCATAGGCGTAATTAGCCACTACAGAGGTGAAAGCAAACAAAGTAATCGCCGCCGCGACAAAGTAAACGCCCCCAGTTGCTAAATGCGCGGTCATCGCAGATTGTGTTAGCCGTATGCCTTCCATCTCTCTGCCAATATCTATATCTGCCAATAGAATTATGACAGCAGTACAACTACACAAAACGATGGTATCAAAGAATACGCCCAACATTTGGATATAACCTTGGGTCACGGGGTGATTGGGAATTGGCGACGCACTTGCCGATGCGTGCGGCACACTACCCGCTCCCGCCTCGTTAGAATAGAGCCCGTGCTGAATACCATTTTTGATAGCTGCGCCAAGTGCGCCAGCGCCCGCTTCTTGCAAGCCAAAAGCCGAAAGCAAAATATCTTTGACCATGGCAGGGACTTGCGAGTAATTCATCACGGTAATAATAATGGCCGCAAGGACAAAGACTAATCCCATTACTGGCACTACCTTTTCAGCAAATCGCGCAATCGCTTTGAAGCCACCAAGAATAATAGAGCCGGCAAGGACAGTGATCACAATACCTGAATATAAGGTTGGAATATCAAACGCATTATTGAGCGCATCGGTTATGGTATTGGTTTGCATCGCGCTAAAGGTAAATCCATATCCCAAAAACAAGCAAAAGGCGAAGCATACTGCAAACGCCCGACTTCCCAATCCCATGTGAATATAATAAGCAGGACCACCTCTAAACTCACCTTGGCTATCTCGCACTTTATAGACTTGCCCAAGTACACTTTCGGCAAAGCCTGTTGCCATCCCCAAAATGGCTATCATCCACATCCAAAATATCGCACCACTGCCACCAAGAGAGATAGCAACCGCAACACCTGCAAGGTTACCCGTTCCAACTCGAGCTGATAGCCCCGTGCATAACGCTTGAAAAGAGCTAATCGTATTGTCATCACCCTGACTACTACCCCGTAACAGGCTAAACATGTGACGAAACTTTACAACTTGTATTCCTCGCAAAAGAATAGTGAACCAAAACCCTGCAAATAGCAGGATATAAATAAGTATCTGGCCCTCTCCCCATAGGAGCCCATTAATACTCTTAACTGCGCTTTCAAACATAGGCGATTCCTGTTTTATTATTATTTGCCGTTTATCTAGGGCCTGTTGAACTTCTTGAAGGATAAACAGGCCCTAGTATTATTTAACGGTTATTTAAATGGACTCCAGCAATCATACAACGCACCGAGCCACCTGCTGCTTCAATTGTTGGTATATCAATAGCAACTAGCTTAGCTGACTTTTCAATGACAGCAATTTGCTCAGGCAACAACGCCTGATAAGCCGTTGTGGAAAGCGCGAGTATGCGTCCCATACTGCCTTGCAGCTCAATCGCGTTGCCGCAAAAATGTTGGATCTGCTGATAAGATAGCGCAATCAGGGTGTGGCCGCTTTGCGTAAAACGATTAATAAGCTGTGCCCGCTGATATTCTGGCACCATATCTAGGCATATCATGGCGAAATCGGTGGCGACACACATTAAGACATTGGTGTGATAAACAGGCACTTTATTTTTATCATAGGCATTAAATATCTCTGCCTCTAGTCCCAACTGCTCGCAAACTTGATTAACTAACACGGCGTTGGTGCGCTTGGATTCTACCGCATAGACCACTTTTGCTTGATGATCGATAACCATAGAGCCGGTGCCTTCAAGGAATATTTCTTCAGCGGTTAGATGACTATAATCATTGATGTTTGTTACCTGATAGTGAGCACTCAGAAAATCGATAATATCGCGACGGATCTCCAATCGTCGATTCGAGGCGTACATGGGATAAATAATTAATTGACCATCGCTATGCGTCGAAAACCAGTTATTTGGAAAGACCGAATCTGGCGTATCTGTGGAAGTATCTTCAAATAAGTGCACTTTCACGCCAGCCAATTCTAACGCTTGCACGGCGTTACTGACCTCAACATAGGCTCTGTTGTTAGGATTTTTTTCACTGCAAGCTTGCTGAAACGCGTTATCTTGCATGGTTTGCGGATTCGAAGTGAAATGGTGTGGACGGATCATCACCACCGCTCGAGGTGCTTGGAATATCGTTGTCATACTGCACTCATCATTTGGGCGTTGTCATACTCAATATCAGTGTAACCACACCATAAGACAATTTAAATGCCAAAATCTTATACAATTCGTGCAATTTTCTATCACTTTGCTAAGTTAAATTATACAAATAGACAAAGACCACAAAGATGTACTATGACTCCTTACCTATATGATGCGCTTGATAAAGCCTTGATTGCTGAATTGCGCAAAGATGGCCGAGCAGCCATTTCAACCTTAGCCACGACGCTAGATGTGTCTCGCGGCACCGTACAAAACCGTTTAGATAGACTCGTTTCCAGTGGTGCAATTCAAGGCTTTACTGTGCGGGTTCATGAACATATCGAGTCCGAGCTAGTGCGCGCTATTATGATGATAGAAGTAATTGGTAAATCCACCACGCAAGTGATTAATGCACTGCGAGGGCTCCCCGAACTCAATAAAATTCATACCACGAACGGGGCATGGGATTTAATCGCTGAAGTACAAGCCGCTAACCTCAGTGAATTCGATGGTGTACTGAGACAAGTTAGAGAGATTGATGGCATTTTAAATAGTGAAACCAGTATTTTGCTATCAAGTACGTAAGGCCCGATAGCGCTTAGATTAGGGGGAAGTGAATCGATTGTCCAAAATAAACTAAAGCTCAACAGGCCCTAATTTACTGCTAAATAATACTGTCCCCTTCTTCTGGGCTTCGAGCGCGCTCTGCTTGTTCTCTGATCTCATCCGCATCGCTACTCACATCGTCAATATCCGCATCTACTGCACTTGTCGTGGTTTTATTCCTTTGTTTCACAGGTGTTCTGCTACTCGAATTACTAGTCACTTCTTTAGTTGCTCCTTGCGTTTCACTATTTGCAGCTATGATTATCCGCTCTCTAGCATCGTCAGGCATACTTATACCGTGTTCTGTAAAGCAATTAACAGTTTCTCGCATGAGTTGAGACGCCACTTTTATCGGGCTATGTTGTTCGCTATTGACCCAAAAATAAATCGTAAGGTTGATAGTCGCAGAGCCTAATGCCTCAAGTAGAACCTGAGGTGGCGGGTCGTTTAAAACCGCGCTTTGTTCTTTAAGTAAGTCAATTGCAATTTGCTGCGTCAGACGAATATCGTTGTCATAACCAATACCAATCTTAAAGTGTCCACGTGTTTTTGGATTGGCAGTAAAGTTTTTAATTACATTCTTGTAGACGGTAGCATTGGGTATTTGAATGTGATTGCCATCATAATCAACTAAGGTCGTTGCGCGGGCTGTGACCTTTTTAACGATCCCCAAACGGTTATCCACTTCAATAACGTCATCAATTCTAAACGGGCGCTGGACACTAAGTAACATACTCGAAATAAAGTTCTCGGCGATATCACGAAACGCAAACCCAAGAATAAGACCAACAAGTCCGGTACCACTCATGACTGCGACGGCAAACTCACTCAACCCAGCCAAGCGCAAAAAGATATAAATACCAAAGAATATGACTAACACGCTGATAAAACGGCGAGTGACGAGATGCAATAACCGACTTTTACTGACATAACCTATGGGTTTAATCAAAAGATAAGAGATTGGCCGTGCTAAATAATAACAAAGCACAATAACCACAACCCCCAACGCTAGAGCGGGTAATAATTGCCATGCGGTTTGTAAAAAGTGCACAACCTGTGCGCTTAAACTTAGCGTATCTGATGTGCTCACGGCTTCAGTCGCTTCGCGAGAAGCTGCCGCCTGAATCATATTAGTCATTTGATTTTTAATAAGATTATTAATTTCCATATTGCACTCTTCAGTTTTTTATTGACAAGATCACGAGTTGATTAGTAGCAAATATAACGCCAAACGAGATTGGCAGACCTTTTGCTGTATATCACTTTAGATCAACAGGCTCAGAATTGATTTAGGAAAGACCAATGGCAGCTCATAAACATGGCTTTAATGCAGACAGACCAAGTGATATTCCAGCACTCGGTTGGTGGGATGTCAGTAAACGGCTTTACCATAGCTTATCCCAAGATAATTTATCTCTGGTTGCCGCTGGAGTGGCATTTTATGCCCTGTTGGCAATATTTCCCGCGTTGGCGGCCATTGTTGCTATCTATGCCTATTTTTCTTCTCCTGCTGAAATGGTTGATCAGCTGCTGCCACTCATTGATCTCTTACCACCATCCAGTCAAGAAATTATGTTACAACAACTCAAAGCGCTCACTCAAAAATCGCAGGCAAGCCTAAGTCTAGGTGCTATTTTTACCCTCCTTTTAACAATCTGGAGTAGCAGTAAAGGCTGCCAAGCACTTATTACAGCCTGCAACATTACGTATCATGAGCACAATAAAAGACAGTTTTTGCAAGCGCTAGTGGTACGTTTTTTGTTTTCTGTGGGGGCGATTTTCGTCGCGATTGTGGCGTTGTCTATTATCGGAATTTTACCGATTGTGCTTAACCTCGTAGGATTTACCACAGCACTCGATTCGATAATCCAGCTAATCACTTGGTCTATTTTAGCAGCGCTATTTCACTTTTCTTTGGCGTTTGTTTATCGTTATGCACCTCACCGCAGAGCCGCAAAATGGCGCTGGATAACACTCGGTTCGTTTACCGCAACCAGTTTATGGATCTTGGCGTCATTGGGGTTCTCATATTATGTCGCGCAATTCGCTTCTTACAATGAAACTTATGGCTCATTGGGAGGCGTTGTCATTATGATGATGTGGTTATACTTAAGCGCATACATCATTATTTTTGGTGCCGCATTAAACGCCAGTACTGAGCTACAAACTTTAAAAGATAGTACCGTTGGCCCTGAGAAAGAGAGAGGACAACGAGGCGCATTTGTGGCTGATAATTTGACGACAAGACAACGTAAAGAAAAGGAGCCTCATTGATAATAGCATCAATATCAATAGCTCACTTGCACGATTTAAATTTTGCTTAGATTACTCAGCAGCAAGTTGAGCGTCGCGACCAAAATACACTTATGAGAACATAAACCAAATAGCGAAAAGCTCAACAAGCCCTAATTCAACAAATTAAAATTAGAGAGGCTCTTTATTTTTTGCTTGATTAAAGTGCTCCCATGGCCCCACAATCGCCAATGTTGTCGTTGGTGAGTACACATTAACAAATAAAGTCTTGCCGTCTGGTGAAAAACAAGCACCGGCGAGCTCAGTTTGCTTAGCTAGCCGTGCAAAATTATAGAGTTCTCCCTCTGGTGTTACGCCTCTTAGATAGTTATCTACAACATCGAAATACTGATCCTCACAAACAATTAAATGTCCTTGTGGCGACACGGTAAGATTGTCACCAAAGTTATAGAGAGACTGGCTAGCGCTTTCCACGAATAAAGACAACTTTCCTGGATTGAGACGTTCTTTTTCTGTTCCCTCAAAATCAGATGGCTGATACTTCATGATTTGCCCTAGCTGCTTTTTTCCGCCATTGGTACAACAAAAATACAGCTCATTTTCCCCCCAATGGATCCCTTCACCTCGAGCAAATAGCGCAGCTCCACTTCGATAAGCACGGATCCGTAAATCGTCTTTAGCACTTTGCGGGTCGTCCAAATCTATCCACTCAACGATAAACTCCTGATGAAGTGGCATCGCTTTTTTATTCCAATTTCGACTATCAAATTGCGGGCTTTCTTTCACAGCCAACGCTTGTAGTTTCCCGCCTTTGTGGAGCTTTGCTTTTTCGTTTGGAATAAAGCGGTAAAACACACTGTCTCCCCGGTCTTCCGTGAGATAAACAATACCTGTTTTGGGATCAACAGCAGCAGCTTCATGATTAAACCGCCCCATTGCTTTTAGAGGTTGTGGCTTAATTAAACCCTTTGCAGTCGCTGGTACTTCAAAAATATATCCGTGATCTTGTGTAAAACCATCATTTTTAGTTGCAGTTGTTTCTTCACAAGTAAGCCAACTCCCCCAAGGCGTTATTCCACCAGAGCAGTTACGAATAGTGCCAACCAAGGATAAATATTCTTGTTCTTTTTGGCGTGTTTTTAGGTTATAGACAATATGACTTGTGCCACCTGGAAGCGCGATGCCTGAGCCATTTGTATCAAAAGCAAGCTCACTTTTATGGTGGCGAATACTGTTCTCGGCTTTTGCTAAATCTGTTGGTTTCAATTCATGATTGCGGATCAATGCAACCCGCTCTTCATCTAAAGCAATACAACCCATACCATCGGCTTTGTCAGGTACAGTAAAACCATCGGACATTTTATCTCCAAGGCTTGATACTATTTGATAACTGAAACCTTGGGGCAAATCGAGTAAACCATTGGGGTCGGTGATCAACGGCCCATACCCAGCTATCATTGTGTTAAAGTCTAATAGTGACACTCTGCCAAATGCGCTTTTAGAAAGGCCGATAAATGCGAGGGTGCCAGCCCCCCTTAAAAACCCTCGACGTGAAACCATAATTTCTCCTGCTGATCGTAGTCGTGTCGGTAATAATCTCGTGCTACATATAGATAAGATTTATGTTGTTGTACAACTCAGTGACTTGTGTACCTGTGTGGCTTTAACCAGCAGGTACACAATGGTTTAACCTGCTAAAAATAGCCGCGAATACCAAGCGCGAAACTGCGTCCCGGACGAGGGCCTATATCTTTTAAGAATGAACTATGTACTCGTGCTTCTGTATCCGTCAGATTACTCCCTCTAAGATAAATAGAGAGATCTTGATTTAACACAGAAAGATCATAAGAGATGCTAGCATCAACTAAGGTATAACCGTCGGTCATGGTTTCTTCTGGTGCAATCCGGTCCTGCTCTTGATATCGAGTAATGTGGATATGTGCACTGAGATTATCCGTCTGATAGCTTAGCTGTGACCCAAAGCGCAGAGGTGGTGTACGAGGTAAATCTCCGCCTTCTTCTAATCTGGCGCGCACAAAGTCAGAGAAAACATCAACTTTCAACTCGTCGGTCAATTGCCAAGCAACTTGCGCTTCAAAACCGTGCAAAACCACATCATCTGTCTTGAATAAATAAATAGGTAATTCGGAAGTATGATCGTGCTCATGTTCATGATTGTGGTCGTGACTATGGCCGCTCTGGGCGTACAACCCAGTTTCTATTTGATAGTAGTAGTTATCTACTTGGTTGTAAAAAGCGTTAAAAATAAAGCCTATATCACCTTGGGTTTTTCGCAGTGTAATATCAATATTGTGCGACTTTTCTAGCGCTATGCCTTGCTCATCAAGTTCAAAATGACCGTGCTCATCCATTTTGAACAACGCCCCTACCTCGTAAGTGCCAGTTCCTATGTGAGGACCAAAGGAAAATAACTCCGATGAAGAAGGAGCGCGTTCAGAGTGTGAAACAGATAACCCAAGGTTATAATTTTGCGCAAAGTCCCATACAAGACCCGAAGATAAACTGACAGGGGTAAACTGATGCTCAACCGCATATACCTTTGTTGCTTCTGAATCGTGACCAATGTGGTCATGCATTTCAGTATCGTGCGAGTGGGCATCAATACTCGGTAAAGGCACATTACTTG
Coding sequences within it:
- a CDS encoding alanine/glycine:cation symporter family protein translates to MFESAVKSINGLLWGEGQILIYILLFAGFWFTILLRGIQVVKFRHMFSLLRGSSQGDDNTISSFQALCTGLSARVGTGNLAGVAVAISLGGSGAIFWMWMIAILGMATGFAESVLGQVYKVRDSQGEFRGGPAYYIHMGLGSRAFAVCFAFCLFLGYGFTFSAMQTNTITDALNNAFDIPTLYSGIVITVLAGSIILGGFKAIARFAEKVVPVMGLVFVLAAIIITVMNYSQVPAMVKDILLSAFGLQEAGAGALGAAIKNGIQHGLYSNEAGAGSVPHASASASPIPNHPVTQGYIQMLGVFFDTIVLCSCTAVIILLADIDIGREMEGIRLTQSAMTAHLATGGVYFVAAAITLFAFTSVVANYAYAESNLHLFHLDNKVGRSIYTACYLSMMLWGASATLKQVWDLADIALGLMTVVNVIAIVRLTPTILAVTADYHQQRAKGKEPVFEVDKVKVQGVTESGIWGNINAKNSA
- the ctlX gene encoding citrulline utilization hydrolase CtlX; translated protein: MTTIFQAPRAVVMIRPHHFTSNPQTMQDNAFQQACSEKNPNNRAYVEVSNAVQALELAGVKVHLFEDTSTDTPDSVFPNNWFSTHSDGQLIIYPMYASNRRLEIRRDIIDFLSAHYQVTNINDYSHLTAEEIFLEGTGSMVIDHQAKVVYAVESKRTNAVLVNQVCEQLGLEAEIFNAYDKNKVPVYHTNVLMCVATDFAMICLDMVPEYQRAQLINRFTQSGHTLIALSYQQIQHFCGNAIELQGSMGRILALSTTAYQALLPEQIAVIEKSAKLVAIDIPTIEAAGGSVRCMIAGVHLNNR
- a CDS encoding CYTH and CHAD domain-containing protein — its product is MDTEIELKFLVSDNEVPLIPALITQFAKTVTNKPAKNLTNAYFDTPNRELRALDIGLRTRCCNDECEQTIKLAGEVVGGLHQRPEYNLPIQSGRPDLLAFDANIWPHGMQLESIAENIFPIFSTNFIRRTWLIETDSGTKIEVVLDKGEISAQGKMEPINELEIELIEGNKEDLFLLADHLIKQAGMRLGLYSKAARGYRIADDKPLKPNKFIGFVPLKSQVTQEQALIATVSYGIQFVQKHEQCYFNKPSLKTLKRVIDGVSLIRHAFWLFDDIVDKSSTESIRNELKWLLSELAWVENAIHLKTYTSKRHAYYKKLNQFPELAQVITDLQDVQPTPTDIEDLFHCTRYNRLILSLTRWLVDRAWRKNWDQKALSAAELPVTEIASQLFDKDWQELKNLLPQDKSLSERDYLHVRIKLENTLLSGNCLGKLYDKEARKAFRTPWIDIVYGIYELETLAYLYQLCQSQNADELQEVQAWLKQKSDFLISAMEQSRQSSMHSEPYWF
- a CDS encoding Lrp/AsnC family transcriptional regulator, yielding MTPYLYDALDKALIAELRKDGRAAISTLATTLDVSRGTVQNRLDRLVSSGAIQGFTVRVHEHIESELVRAIMMIEVIGKSTTQVINALRGLPELNKIHTTNGAWDLIAEVQAANLSEFDGVLRQVREIDGILNSETSILLSST
- a CDS encoding YihY/virulence factor BrkB family protein; the protein is MAAHKHGFNADRPSDIPALGWWDVSKRLYHSLSQDNLSLVAAGVAFYALLAIFPALAAIVAIYAYFSSPAEMVDQLLPLIDLLPPSSQEIMLQQLKALTQKSQASLSLGAIFTLLLTIWSSSKGCQALITACNITYHEHNKRQFLQALVVRFLFSVGAIFVAIVALSIIGILPIVLNLVGFTTALDSIIQLITWSILAALFHFSLAFVYRYAPHRRAAKWRWITLGSFTATSLWILASLGFSYYVAQFASYNETYGSLGGVVIMMMWLYLSAYIIIFGAALNASTELQTLKDSTVGPEKERGQRGAFVADNLTTRQRKEKEPH
- a CDS encoding HDOD domain-containing protein, whose amino-acid sequence is MIDIDDKVLNDLRGGFNLPAKPEILQALQNELSQPEPELFTVADIIAADVGASAAVLKVINSPAYGLARTITDIKQAVMFLGVTCITQLVTGYLLKNAFEQSKCCISLQQFWDNAADISKAAMVVGHHLKASLPMENLQLLGLFHDAGIPAMAVKYPDYAEVIKQSIERPEQTLIYYEQQKYPVPHTVIGYFLATSWHLPKEICQMILRHHDVSYLEEQKNAQHVQTFAALKLAENLCFEAKHFRSAADWYLFKDKVMIELNLHEDEYQNLKDDVDEVFIG
- a CDS encoding mechanosensitive ion channel family protein, translating into MEINNLIKNQMTNMIQAAASREATEAVSTSDTLSLSAQVVHFLQTAWQLLPALALGVVVIVLCYYLARPISYLLIKPIGYVSKSRLLHLVTRRFISVLVIFFGIYIFLRLAGLSEFAVAVMSGTGLVGLILGFAFRDIAENFISSMLLSVQRPFRIDDVIEVDNRLGIVKKVTARATTLVDYDGNHIQIPNATVYKNVIKNFTANPKTRGHFKIGIGYDNDIRLTQQIAIDLLKEQSAVLNDPPPQVLLEALGSATINLTIYFWVNSEQHSPIKVASQLMRETVNCFTEHGISMPDDARERIIIAANSETQGATKEVTSNSSSRTPVKQRNKTTTSAVDADIDDVSSDADEIREQAERARSPEEGDSII
- a CDS encoding TIGR04211 family SH3 domain-containing protein, whose product is MLQFSLCNQLFRAIQNKQSLAIRPRNPYYFVNFTTQRIKGPRMFNFKQFIIASLLFTSFVSFAEEPDENSTVNAATPNGYISDNLFIFMHTGPSKNYRILGSVDAGTPITILSGANDEFVQIKDDKAREGWVESKFVTTEPGLKQQLEAVNQTLVETQEALNDAQQQLPMLQQNNTNLLAENASLQDTISGLEKQLQDERLAQQQKVQKEQHQLLTYGGIIGISGIIIGVILTLFLSRRKRYDGW
- a CDS encoding outer membrane beta-barrel protein, which encodes MKKQLFGLAVLSLPMYAKADIAIFSEVLFGKANNEFYAEQESDLGYKRASSANSDSWGLRLGVGLTDHLALEIAQHFHGESLAEYSVHVSNTFPESYQNPYDYSYKARFPIDTESLRLGIKGEIELSTNINANIRVGMAHWQYKDVTPAQLVPTGSTSSGDSGNDTYTSIGVEYRLTDNLYVGLEYSLVNIKESKEYDYTGVVQYEHNLHDISMLLGWAF